In Gemmatimonadaceae bacterium, the sequence TCCTGCGCACGGTGGGTCGGCGGCCGTCCGGCGTGGAGCTGCTCGCGCTCGACAAAGGGCCCGGAATCGCCGACCTCGGCAAGGCGATGGCTGACGGATTCTCCACGGCCGGATCCGCGGGCCATGGGTTAGGCGCGATTCGGCGCATGGCAGGCGAGTTCGATCTGTACTCGTCGCCCGACACCGGCACGGCGCTCTTCGCGCGGGTGATCGCGAAAGCGCGCGGCGACGACGGGGACGCGGAGCGCGACGCGGCCGGAGTCGTGTGTCTTCCACTCGGCGCCGAACGGGCGTGCGGCGACGCGTGGCTCATCGATCGCTCGACACACCGAACACTCGTCGTGCTGGCGGATGGACTGGGACATGGATTCGATGCCGCGCGGGCGGCTGAAGTGGCCATGCACGTCGCGCGCGAACGCTGCCACAACTCGCCGGGCCAGATCATCGAGGCGGCGCACAACGCCATGCGGTCGACGCGCGGAGCCGCGGTCGCCGTCGCCGCCATCGTGCCGTCCGAGAACCGGCTCACGTTCGCCGGCATCGGAAACATCTCCGCCGTCATCGTGGCACCGGATGGCGCCAAGAGTCTCGCATCGCACAACGGGATCGTTGGGCACGAGTTGCGAACGGTGCGCGAGTTCGCGTATCCATGGTCCGACGCGTCGCTGCTGGTCATGCACTCCGATGGGATCAGAACGCGCTGGCAG encodes:
- a CDS encoding ATP-binding SpoIIE family protein phosphatase, which encodes MVPESTALPALDDALGGPASVALEVTEQSHIGEARRRAAPLGVAAGMSETERGTLAVVVTEAATNLVRHASQGLLLLRTVGRRPSGVELLALDKGPGIADLGKAMADGFSTAGSAGHGLGAIRRMAGEFDLYSSPDTGTALFARVIAKARGDDGDAERDAAGVVCLPLGAERACGDAWLIDRSTHRTLVVLADGLGHGFDAARAAEVAMHVARERCHNSPGQIIEAAHNAMRSTRGAAVAVAAIVPSENRLTFAGIGNISAVIVAPDGAKSLASHNGIVGHELRTVREFAYPWSDASLLVMHSDGIRTRWQLGAYPGLESRHPALIAGTLFRDFTRGRDDATIMAVRVRSS